One genomic segment of Mycolicibacterium psychrotolerans includes these proteins:
- a CDS encoding DUF4245 domain-containing protein: MTTPPDSGHAAERESPDPAPGGYAVPVARPAKARLLQDGRDMFWSIGPLVVACVILAGVLGMCSFAPTGPGPGPAPDYDAPAALRADADALEIPIRVPQLPPDWRANSGSRKGIDGGRTDPVTGQPVRAVASVVGYLTPSGMYLGLTQSNADEDKLVASFGPDLVPTGTEDVDGVRWIVYRGGERDGKAAEPVWTAQVRGPTGPAQLALTGAAGTDEYRTLAAATQSQSPLPVT; this comes from the coding sequence ATGACGACGCCGCCCGACTCCGGCCACGCCGCGGAGCGCGAGAGCCCCGACCCGGCCCCGGGGGGCTATGCGGTGCCAGTGGCGCGGCCTGCCAAGGCCCGCCTGCTGCAGGACGGCCGGGACATGTTCTGGTCGATCGGCCCGCTCGTGGTGGCCTGCGTGATCCTCGCCGGCGTGCTCGGGATGTGCTCGTTCGCGCCGACCGGTCCTGGTCCCGGCCCGGCACCTGATTACGACGCCCCCGCGGCGTTGCGGGCCGATGCGGACGCGCTCGAGATCCCGATCCGGGTGCCGCAGTTGCCGCCTGACTGGCGGGCGAACTCGGGCAGCCGCAAGGGTATCGACGGCGGGCGCACCGACCCGGTGACCGGCCAGCCGGTGCGCGCGGTGGCGTCCGTGGTCGGCTATCTGACGCCGAGCGGGATGTATCTTGGCCTGACGCAGAGCAACGCCGACGAGGACAAGCTCGTCGCGTCGTTCGGGCCGGATCTGGTGCCCACCGGGACCGAGGACGTCGACGGCGTGCGCTGGATCGTCTACCGGGGCGGCGAGCGGGACGGCAAGGCGGCCGAGCCGGTGTGGACGGCGCAGGTGCGCGGCCCGACCGGGCCCGCGCAACTCGCGCTGACCGGCGCCGCGGGTACGGACGAGTACCGTACGCTGGCGGCTGCGACGCAGTCCCAGTCGCCGCTGCCCGTGACCTGA
- a CDS encoding class II fumarate hydratase, which produces MADNAVDTADDTEYRIEHDTMGEVRVPKNALWRAQTQRAVDNFPISFRPLERTQIRALGLLKGACAQVNKDLGLLAPEKADAIIAAAAEIADGQHDDQFPIDVFQTGSGTSSNMNTNEVIASIAAANGVTVHPNDDVNMSQSSNDTFPTATHIAATEAAVRHLIPALEVLHESLEAKARQWRTTVKSGRTHLMDAVPVTLGQEFGGYARQIQAGIERVKATLPRLGELAIGGTAVGTGLNAPDGFGAKVVEVLVDQTGIAELRTAVDSFEAQAARDGLVEASGALKTIAVSLTKIANDIRWMGSGPLTGLGELQLPDLQPGSSIMPGKVNPVIPEAVTQVAAQVIGNDAAVAVGGLSGAFELNVYIPMMARNVLESFTLLSNVSKLFAAKCIDGLVANDAHLRELAESSPSIVTPLNSAIGYEEAAKVAKEALKERKTIRQTVIDRGLIGDKLSEEELDRRLDVLKMAKVRQQG; this is translated from the coding sequence ATGGCCGACAACGCCGTCGACACAGCCGACGACACCGAGTACCGCATCGAGCACGACACCATGGGCGAGGTCAGGGTGCCCAAGAACGCGCTGTGGCGGGCCCAGACCCAGCGCGCGGTGGACAACTTCCCGATCTCGTTCCGGCCGTTGGAGCGCACCCAGATCCGGGCGCTCGGGCTGCTCAAGGGCGCCTGCGCCCAGGTGAACAAGGACCTGGGCCTGCTGGCGCCGGAGAAGGCCGACGCGATCATCGCCGCGGCCGCCGAGATCGCCGACGGGCAGCACGACGACCAGTTCCCGATCGACGTGTTCCAGACCGGCTCGGGCACCAGCTCGAACATGAACACCAACGAGGTCATCGCCTCGATCGCGGCGGCGAACGGGGTGACGGTGCACCCGAACGACGACGTGAACATGTCGCAGAGCTCGAATGACACCTTCCCCACCGCCACGCACATCGCGGCGACCGAAGCCGCTGTGCGCCATCTGATTCCGGCCCTGGAGGTGCTGCACGAATCGCTGGAGGCCAAGGCCCGTCAGTGGCGCACCACCGTCAAGTCCGGCCGCACGCACCTGATGGACGCCGTGCCGGTGACGCTCGGCCAGGAGTTCGGCGGATACGCCCGCCAGATCCAGGCCGGCATAGAACGGGTGAAGGCGACCTTGCCCCGGCTCGGTGAGCTCGCGATCGGCGGCACCGCGGTGGGCACCGGCCTCAACGCCCCCGACGGGTTTGGCGCCAAGGTGGTCGAGGTGCTCGTGGACCAGACCGGGATCGCCGAGTTGCGCACGGCCGTGGACAGTTTCGAGGCCCAAGCCGCCCGCGACGGGCTGGTCGAGGCATCGGGCGCGCTGAAGACGATCGCGGTGTCACTGACCAAGATCGCCAACGACATCCGCTGGATGGGGTCGGGTCCGCTGACCGGGCTGGGCGAACTGCAGCTGCCCGACCTGCAGCCGGGCAGCTCGATCATGCCGGGCAAGGTCAACCCCGTCATCCCGGAGGCCGTCACACAGGTGGCCGCGCAGGTGATCGGCAACGACGCCGCTGTGGCCGTCGGCGGCCTGTCCGGGGCTTTCGAACTCAACGTCTACATCCCGATGATGGCGCGCAACGTCCTCGAGTCGTTCACGCTGCTGTCGAACGTGTCGAAACTGTTCGCCGCCAAATGCATCGACGGATTGGTGGCCAACGACGCGCACCTGCGCGAGCTCGCGGAGTCGTCGCCGTCGATCGTGACGCCGCTGAACTCGGCGATCGGCTACGAGGAGGCCGCCAAGGTCGCCAAGGAGGCGCTCAAGGAGCGCAAGACCATCCGCCAGACGGTCATCGACCGCGGCCTGATCGGTGACAAGCTCTCCGAGGAGGAATTGGACCGCAGGCTCGACGTGCTGAAGATGGCCAAGGTTCGGCAGCAAGGCTAG
- a CDS encoding polysaccharide deacetylase family protein — MLTRPDSLTWRYARTVLGVAAAVAVLVIGGLTGHVRPANADHVDCAQVKCVALTFDDGPSPFTDRLLSILRANNAEATFFLIGNKVAANPAGARRIADAGMEIGTHTWEHPNMTTIPPQDIAAQFSKGIDAIVAATGQRPTLSRTAGGLVDDAVLAEAGRQGLADINWDVIPFDWANDSNTAATRALLMSQIKPNSVVLLHDTYSSTVDLVSQFIPVLEANDYHLVTVSRMLGPRAPGSLYGSRENGPPVNELVDIPADQIPPLPDTPSPAPMPNFPITDIPDQNSGGPTNGA; from the coding sequence GTGCTCACGCGTCCCGACAGCCTGACCTGGCGTTACGCCAGAACCGTCCTCGGCGTCGCCGCCGCGGTGGCAGTGCTGGTGATCGGCGGCCTCACCGGACACGTGCGGCCGGCCAACGCCGACCACGTCGACTGCGCCCAGGTCAAGTGCGTGGCGTTGACCTTCGACGACGGGCCCAGCCCGTTCACCGACCGGCTGCTGTCGATCCTGCGCGCCAACAACGCCGAGGCGACGTTCTTCCTGATCGGGAACAAGGTGGCCGCCAACCCGGCCGGTGCCCGGCGGATCGCCGACGCCGGCATGGAGATCGGCACCCACACCTGGGAACACCCGAACATGACGACGATCCCGCCGCAGGACATCGCCGCGCAGTTCAGCAAGGGCATCGACGCCATCGTGGCGGCCACCGGCCAGCGACCCACGTTGTCACGCACCGCAGGCGGACTGGTCGACGACGCGGTGCTCGCCGAGGCCGGCCGGCAGGGACTGGCCGACATCAACTGGGACGTCATCCCGTTCGACTGGGCCAACGACAGCAACACCGCCGCGACCCGGGCGCTGCTGATGAGCCAGATCAAGCCGAACTCGGTGGTGCTGCTGCACGACACCTACTCCTCGACGGTGGATCTGGTGTCCCAGTTCATCCCGGTGCTCGAGGCCAACGACTACCACCTGGTGACGGTCAGCCGCATGCTCGGCCCGCGCGCGCCGGGCAGCCTCTACGGCAGCCGCGAGAACGGTCCCCCGGTCAACGAGCTCGTCGACATCCCGGCCGATCAGATCCCGCCGCTGCCGGACACGCCGTCTCCCGCGCCGATGCCGAACTTCCCGATCACCGACATCCCCGACCAGAACTCCGGCGGTCCCACCAACGGCGCGTAA
- a CDS encoding HAD family hydrolase has translation MVELASWKDGLAKSAIVEFTDGAVRNVAPPERVAVFDNDGTLWCEKPAYIQLDFIVRRLAEKAAADPGLAHEQPYLAASTADLSWFGGAITQHYQGDDTALKTLAGAVMSLHQSMPVEDHAALVNAFFAEATHPTLGRPYQSCVYAPMVELLRYLEAHEFTCYIVSGGGRDFMRPITDAIYGIPPERVVGSAQGLKFTGDDAGHGDLLIQPTLDVFDDGPEKPVRIWSRIGRRPILSAGNSNGDDEMLRYSGRPGRSALRLVVLHDDADREFSYTAGAERLLDHASTHAWTVVSMKNDWATVFGD, from the coding sequence GTGGTCGAACTCGCCTCGTGGAAGGACGGGCTCGCGAAGTCCGCGATCGTCGAGTTCACCGACGGCGCCGTGCGCAACGTCGCACCGCCCGAACGCGTTGCGGTCTTCGACAACGACGGCACGCTGTGGTGTGAGAAGCCGGCCTACATCCAGCTCGACTTCATCGTCCGCAGGCTCGCGGAGAAGGCCGCCGCCGATCCCGGCCTTGCGCATGAGCAGCCCTACCTGGCGGCGAGCACCGCCGACCTCAGCTGGTTCGGCGGCGCCATCACCCAGCACTACCAGGGTGACGACACCGCACTGAAAACCCTTGCCGGCGCGGTCATGTCGCTGCACCAGTCGATGCCCGTCGAAGATCACGCCGCGCTGGTGAACGCGTTCTTCGCCGAGGCCACCCATCCGACACTGGGGCGGCCCTATCAGAGCTGCGTGTACGCACCGATGGTGGAGTTGCTGCGCTACCTGGAGGCGCACGAGTTCACCTGCTACATCGTCTCCGGCGGCGGGCGCGACTTCATGCGACCGATCACCGACGCCATCTACGGCATCCCGCCGGAACGCGTCGTCGGCAGCGCGCAGGGGCTGAAGTTCACCGGCGACGACGCCGGCCACGGCGATCTGCTGATCCAGCCGACCCTCGACGTGTTCGACGACGGGCCGGAGAAACCGGTACGGATCTGGAGCAGGATTGGCCGACGACCGATCCTGTCGGCGGGCAACTCCAACGGCGACGACGAGATGTTGAGGTATTCGGGCCGGCCCGGCCGCAGCGCGCTGCGACTGGTCGTGCTGCACGACGACGCCGACCGCGAATTCTCCTACACCGCAGGCGCCGAGCGCCTGCTCGACCATGCGTCGACGCACGCGTGGACCGTGGTGAGCATGAAGAACGACTGGGCCACGGTCTTCGGTGACTGA
- a CDS encoding PhoH family protein: MFAWGSANSRSLEERYVNDSPVRTYVLDTSVLLSDPWAITRFAEHQVVVPLVVISELEAKRHHHELGWFARQALRMFDDLRLEHGRLDQPIPVGTQGGTLHVELNHSDPTVLPAGFRTDSNDARILTVAANLAAEGKYVTLVSKDIPLRVKAGAVGLLADEYHAQDVITSGWTGMAELEVGSEDVDALFAEGEIDLQTARDLPCHTGIRLLGSNSHALGRVNPDKRVQLVRGDREVFGLRGRSAEQRVALDLLLDESVGIVSLGGKAGTGKSALALCAGLEAVLERRTQRKVVVFRPLYAVGGQDLGYLPGSESDKMGPWAQAVFDTLEGLASPAVLEEVLARGMLEVLPLTHIRGRSLHDSFVIVDEAQSLERNVLLTVLSRLGSGSRVVLTHDVAQRDNLRVGRHDGVAAVIEKLKGHPLFAHITLLRSERSPIAALVTEMLEEISPGALP; the protein is encoded by the coding sequence ATGTTCGCGTGGGGCTCCGCGAACTCGCGCAGCCTCGAGGAGCGCTACGTGAACGATTCTCCCGTCCGCACCTACGTGCTCGACACCTCTGTGTTGCTGTCCGATCCCTGGGCCATCACGAGGTTCGCCGAGCATCAGGTCGTGGTTCCGCTGGTGGTGATCAGCGAACTCGAGGCCAAACGGCACCATCATGAACTCGGTTGGTTCGCGCGTCAGGCGCTGCGGATGTTCGATGATCTGCGCCTCGAGCACGGTCGCCTCGACCAACCCATTCCCGTTGGGACACAAGGCGGCACGTTGCATGTGGAGCTGAACCACAGCGATCCGACCGTGCTGCCCGCGGGCTTCCGCACCGACAGCAACGACGCCCGCATCCTGACCGTCGCCGCCAACCTTGCCGCCGAGGGCAAATACGTCACGCTGGTCAGCAAGGACATCCCGCTGCGCGTCAAGGCCGGCGCCGTCGGGCTGCTCGCCGACGAGTACCACGCCCAGGACGTCATCACGTCGGGCTGGACCGGGATGGCCGAGCTCGAGGTGGGCTCCGAGGATGTCGACGCTCTGTTCGCCGAGGGTGAGATCGACCTGCAGACCGCCCGCGACCTGCCCTGCCACACCGGAATCCGGTTGCTGGGCAGCAACTCTCACGCACTGGGCCGGGTCAATCCCGACAAGCGGGTGCAGCTGGTCCGCGGCGACCGGGAGGTGTTCGGCCTCCGGGGAAGGTCAGCCGAACAGCGGGTCGCCCTGGATCTGCTACTCGACGAGTCCGTCGGCATCGTGTCGCTGGGCGGCAAGGCCGGCACCGGCAAGTCCGCGCTCGCGCTGTGCGCCGGCCTGGAGGCGGTGCTGGAGCGCCGCACCCAGCGCAAGGTCGTGGTGTTCCGGCCGCTGTACGCGGTCGGCGGCCAGGACCTGGGCTACCTGCCCGGCAGCGAGAGCGACAAGATGGGCCCGTGGGCGCAGGCGGTCTTCGACACCCTCGAGGGGCTGGCCTCCCCGGCGGTGCTCGAGGAGGTGCTCGCGCGCGGCATGCTCGAGGTGCTGCCGTTGACCCACATCCGCGGCCGCTCGCTGCACGACTCCTTCGTGATCGTCGACGAGGCGCAGTCGCTGGAGCGCAACGTGCTGCTGACCGTGCTGTCCCGGCTGGGCAGCGGCTCGCGGGTGGTGCTCACCCACGACGTCGCCCAGCGCGACAACCTGCGCGTCGGACGGCACGACGGTGTCGCGGCGGTGATCGAGAAGCTCAAGGGCCATCCACTGTTCGCGCACATCACGCTGCTGCGCAGCGAGCGCTCGCCGATCGCGGCGCTGGTCACCGAGATGCTCGAGGAGATCAGCCCCGGCGCCCTGCCGTGA
- a CDS encoding acyl-ACP desaturase: MAQKPVADALTLELEPVVKEQLRRHLDTEDAWFAHDYVPFDQGENFAFLGGRDWDASDVTLPKKVTDALEILLITKDNLAGYHRELVEHFILEDKWGRWLGRWTAEEHLHAIALRNYLVVTREIDPAANEDVRVEHVMKGYRADTYSQLETLAFMAMWERSHAVFCRNLAAQTDEPVLRDLVGRIAGDEERHAEFFTNVVAFCLSSSRDETVEAIATRAAALDLVGADIDAYADKVATVAEAGIFDRAALRTAIADSLAAWGLTEEPRFAEFTSS, from the coding sequence ATGGCACAGAAACCTGTCGCTGATGCGTTGACCCTCGAGCTGGAACCCGTCGTCAAGGAGCAGCTGCGGCGTCACCTCGACACCGAGGACGCCTGGTTCGCCCACGATTACGTGCCGTTCGACCAGGGCGAGAACTTCGCCTTCCTCGGCGGCCGGGACTGGGACGCGTCGGACGTGACGCTGCCCAAGAAGGTCACCGACGCCTTGGAGATCCTGCTGATCACCAAGGACAACCTCGCCGGATACCACCGCGAGCTGGTCGAGCACTTCATCCTCGAGGACAAATGGGGCCGCTGGCTGGGCCGCTGGACCGCCGAGGAGCACCTGCACGCGATCGCGCTGCGCAACTACCTCGTGGTCACCCGTGAGATCGACCCGGCGGCCAACGAGGATGTGCGCGTCGAGCATGTCATGAAGGGCTACCGCGCCGACACCTACAGCCAGCTCGAGACGCTGGCCTTCATGGCGATGTGGGAGCGCAGCCACGCCGTGTTCTGCCGCAACCTCGCCGCCCAGACCGACGAGCCGGTGCTGCGCGATCTGGTCGGCAGGATCGCCGGCGACGAGGAGCGCCACGCCGAGTTCTTCACCAACGTGGTCGCGTTCTGCCTGAGCTCCTCGCGTGACGAGACCGTTGAGGCGATCGCCACCCGCGCCGCTGCCCTCGACCTCGTCGGCGCCGACATCGATGCCTACGCCGACAAGGTGGCCACCGTCGCCGAGGCCGGCATCTTCGACCGGGCCGCATTGCGCACCGCCATCGCCGACTCCCTTGCGGCGTGGGGACTCACCGAGGAACCCCGGTTCGCGGAGTTCACGAGCTCGTAA
- a CDS encoding formylglycine-generating enzyme family protein, whose protein sequence is MTDELVWIPPQTAIVGSDEHYPEEGPARRVTVDGFWMQPHPVTNAQFEEFVVATGYVTVAQRPLDPEDYPGAPPENVQPGSMVFRRTDGPVDLRHLNLWWRWTPGASWNHPRGPRSSIRGREDHPVVHIAFDDAVAYAQWAGYELPTEAEWEVAARGGLAHAVYTWGDEPEGRERRLANYWHGEFPYLPDTGYGQSTPVGSFPPNAYGLHDMAGNVWEWTTDWYGATRDAQPCCAADTYDPRQPGVTVPRRVVKGGSFLCADSYCMRYRPAARRPQPVDTGMSHIGFRCVKR, encoded by the coding sequence GTGACTGACGAGTTGGTGTGGATCCCACCCCAGACCGCCATCGTTGGGTCCGACGAGCACTATCCGGAAGAGGGGCCCGCGCGGCGGGTCACCGTCGACGGCTTCTGGATGCAGCCCCATCCGGTCACCAACGCGCAGTTCGAGGAGTTCGTCGTCGCGACGGGCTACGTCACCGTCGCGCAGCGGCCACTGGATCCCGAGGACTATCCGGGGGCGCCGCCGGAGAACGTGCAGCCGGGCTCGATGGTGTTCCGGCGCACCGACGGCCCGGTCGACCTGCGCCACCTGAATCTGTGGTGGCGGTGGACGCCGGGCGCGAGTTGGAACCACCCGCGCGGACCTCGCTCGTCCATCCGCGGGCGCGAGGACCATCCGGTGGTGCACATCGCGTTCGACGACGCCGTGGCCTACGCCCAGTGGGCAGGCTACGAACTACCCACGGAGGCGGAGTGGGAGGTCGCCGCCCGGGGCGGTCTGGCGCACGCGGTGTACACGTGGGGCGACGAGCCGGAAGGCCGAGAACGTCGGTTGGCGAACTACTGGCACGGCGAGTTCCCGTACCTGCCCGACACCGGGTACGGACAGAGCACCCCGGTGGGATCGTTCCCGCCGAACGCCTACGGGCTCCACGACATGGCCGGCAATGTCTGGGAGTGGACGACCGACTGGTACGGCGCGACCCGCGACGCGCAACCCTGCTGCGCTGCAGACACCTACGATCCGCGTCAGCCTGGCGTCACGGTGCCGCGCCGGGTGGTCAAGGGCGGATCGTTCCTGTGCGCCGACAGCTACTGCATGCGCTACCGGCCCGCCGCCCGGCGCCCGCAGCCGGTGGACACCGGGATGAGCCACATCGGTTTCCGCTGCGTCAAGAGATGA
- a CDS encoding SRPBCC family protein gives MTELKRTESISVAVPPDELYALVSDVTRTGQWSPVCKACWWDDGDGPRVGAWFTGHNELPERTWETRSQVVAADPGREFSWEVNKGWARWGYTLEPEGAGTRLTEHWEFLPAGLEGFRERFGDAADDEVAKRSEAARTGIPATLAAIKELAERA, from the coding sequence GTGACGGAGCTGAAGAGAACAGAGTCGATTTCGGTGGCCGTGCCGCCGGACGAGCTCTACGCGCTGGTGTCCGATGTGACCAGGACGGGTCAGTGGAGCCCGGTCTGCAAGGCCTGCTGGTGGGACGACGGCGACGGACCCCGCGTGGGCGCGTGGTTCACCGGCCACAACGAGCTGCCGGAGCGCACGTGGGAGACCCGCAGCCAGGTGGTCGCGGCCGACCCCGGCCGCGAGTTCTCCTGGGAGGTCAACAAGGGCTGGGCCCGTTGGGGCTACACCTTGGAGCCGGAGGGCGCCGGCACCCGGCTGACCGAGCATTGGGAGTTCCTGCCTGCCGGGCTCGAGGGGTTCCGCGAGCGCTTCGGCGACGCGGCCGACGACGAGGTCGCCAAGCGCAGCGAGGCGGCGCGCACCGGTATCCCCGCCACCCTCGCGGCGATCAAGGAGTTGGCCGAACGCGCCTGA
- the glpX gene encoding class II fructose-bisphosphatase → MTPSRREAPDRNLALELVRVTEAGAMAAGRWVGRGDKEGGDGAAVDAMRELVNSVSMRGVVVIGEGEKDNAPMLYNGEEVGNGDGPECDFAVDPVDGTTLMSKGMPNAISVLAVAERGAMFDPSAVFYMNKIAVGPDAVDVIDITAPIGENIRRVAKAKKSSVADLTVCVLDRPRHAQLIAEVREAGARIRLISDGDVAGAISACRPNSGTDLLAGIGGTPEGIITAAAIRCMGGAIQAVLAPTDDDERQKAVDAGHDLDRVLHTEDLVSGENVFFSATGVTDGDLLRGVRYSGGGATTQSIVMRSKSGTVRMIEAYHRLSKLNEYSAVDFTGDKSAAYPLP, encoded by the coding sequence ATGACGCCATCGAGACGTGAAGCCCCGGACCGCAACCTGGCCCTGGAACTGGTGCGGGTGACCGAGGCGGGCGCCATGGCGGCCGGCCGCTGGGTGGGGCGCGGAGACAAGGAGGGCGGCGACGGGGCCGCCGTCGACGCCATGCGGGAGCTGGTCAACTCGGTGTCGATGCGCGGCGTCGTGGTGATCGGCGAGGGCGAGAAGGACAACGCCCCGATGCTCTACAACGGCGAGGAGGTCGGCAACGGCGACGGCCCGGAGTGCGACTTCGCGGTCGACCCGGTCGACGGCACCACGCTGATGAGCAAGGGCATGCCCAACGCCATCTCGGTGCTCGCGGTCGCCGAGCGCGGCGCGATGTTCGACCCGTCGGCGGTGTTCTACATGAACAAGATCGCCGTCGGTCCGGACGCCGTGGACGTCATCGACATCACCGCGCCGATCGGCGAGAACATCCGCAGGGTCGCCAAGGCCAAGAAATCCAGCGTCGCCGACCTGACGGTGTGTGTGCTCGACAGGCCGCGGCACGCCCAGCTGATCGCCGAGGTGCGGGAAGCCGGTGCCCGCATCCGGCTGATCTCCGACGGCGACGTCGCCGGCGCCATCTCGGCCTGCCGCCCCAACTCGGGCACCGACCTGCTCGCCGGCATCGGTGGCACCCCCGAAGGCATCATCACCGCCGCGGCCATCCGCTGCATGGGCGGCGCCATCCAGGCGGTGCTCGCCCCCACCGACGACGACGAGCGGCAGAAGGCCGTCGACGCCGGACACGACCTGGATCGGGTCCTGCACACCGAGGACCTCGTCTCCGGTGAGAACGTCTTCTTCTCCGCGACCGGCGTCACCGACGGCGACCTGTTGCGCGGGGTCCGTTACTCCGGCGGCGGCGCCACCACGCAGTCGATCGTGATGCGCTCGAAGTCGGGCACGGTCCGCATGATCGAGGCCTACCACCGGCTCTCGAAGCTCAACGAGTACTCCGCGGTCGACTTCACCGGCGACAAGTCCGCCGCCTATCCGTTGCCCTAG
- a CDS encoding dienelactone hydrolase family protein, translated as MTSPEADLSGWVATPFTAAGYTHDVYRKGEGPGVVLIPEMPGLHPGVLALGNHLVDNGFTVAAPSLFGTPGAPGVSPGAIPVLLKGCVAKEFAAFATNADRPVAHFLRALARDLNEKTPGKGVGVIGQCFTGGFALAAAVDDSVLAPVMSQPSVPLPLTPRHKRDPGVSEAEMKVIEQRAATEGLCVMGLRFSEDAASPGERFTTLKNRLGDAFEVIEISSKKGNADGIGRMAHSVLTDQVREVDGHPAYEARKRVVEFLTSRLM; from the coding sequence ATGACCTCGCCTGAAGCAGACCTGTCCGGCTGGGTCGCCACCCCGTTCACCGCCGCCGGCTACACCCACGACGTGTACCGCAAGGGTGAAGGGCCCGGCGTCGTGCTGATCCCCGAGATGCCCGGGCTGCATCCGGGTGTGCTGGCACTCGGCAACCATCTGGTGGACAACGGCTTCACCGTCGCAGCGCCGTCGCTGTTCGGTACCCCCGGCGCACCCGGGGTGAGCCCCGGCGCCATCCCGGTGCTGCTGAAGGGTTGTGTGGCAAAGGAATTCGCGGCGTTTGCGACCAACGCCGACCGGCCGGTGGCGCACTTCCTGCGCGCGCTGGCCCGTGACCTCAACGAGAAGACGCCGGGCAAGGGTGTCGGGGTGATCGGGCAGTGCTTCACCGGGGGGTTCGCCCTCGCCGCGGCCGTGGACGACAGCGTGCTCGCGCCGGTGATGAGCCAGCCCTCGGTCCCGCTCCCGCTGACTCCGCGGCACAAACGCGACCCGGGGGTCTCCGAGGCGGAGATGAAGGTGATCGAGCAGCGTGCGGCCACCGAGGGTCTGTGCGTGATGGGGTTGCGGTTCAGCGAGGACGCCGCGTCGCCGGGGGAGCGGTTCACCACGCTGAAGAACCGCCTCGGCGACGCGTTCGAGGTCATCGAGATCAGCTCCAAGAAGGGCAACGCCGACGGCATCGGCCGGATGGCGCACTCGGTGCTGACCGATCAGGTCCGGGAGGTCGACGGTCATCCGGCCTACGAGGCACGTAAGCGCGTCGTCGAATTCCTCACGTCTCGTCTGATGTGA
- a CDS encoding AI-2E family transporter, giving the protein MTGSFTVNQKRALAVVTLIALGFGAYFLRHYLLLIAVAAVLAYLFTPLYQRLRQRMNVGMSATVTLLAAVATVAIPLAGVVFLAVLQISQMVTSIGRWVEQTDFTALAQRLLDSANEALARVPFLDITLTPDSVREAATKVGQGAGQVALDFARSSVGGIASTVTALIIFLYVFLALLTNGGKVADLFRDLNPLGPQVSDIYLAKIGAMVSATVKGQFIIAVCQGVAGAVSIYIAGLHDGFFMFVIFLTALSFIPLGSGIVTIPLGIGLAIFGNVAGGIFVVVFHIVVVTSIDNVLRPFLVPKSAHLHPALMLLAVFAGLRMFGFWGIVLGPVLMIVIVTTISVYLAVYQGAPLDSITGTRADPADDEAERRTPWWRRLLPGRPAPAPAVTSDET; this is encoded by the coding sequence GTGACCGGCAGCTTCACCGTGAACCAGAAGCGCGCCCTGGCCGTGGTGACACTGATCGCGCTGGGCTTCGGCGCCTACTTCCTGCGCCACTACCTGCTGCTGATCGCGGTGGCCGCCGTGCTCGCCTATCTGTTCACCCCGCTCTACCAACGGCTTCGGCAGAGGATGAACGTCGGCATGTCCGCGACGGTGACACTGCTGGCCGCCGTCGCGACGGTGGCGATCCCGCTGGCCGGGGTGGTCTTCCTGGCGGTCCTGCAGATCAGCCAGATGGTGACCAGCATCGGGCGCTGGGTGGAGCAGACCGACTTCACCGCGCTGGCGCAGCGTCTTCTCGACTCGGCCAACGAGGCGCTCGCCCGCGTGCCGTTCCTGGACATCACGCTGACGCCGGACTCGGTGCGCGAGGCCGCCACCAAGGTCGGACAGGGCGCAGGGCAGGTGGCGCTGGACTTCGCGCGCAGCTCGGTGGGCGGCATCGCGTCGACGGTGACGGCGCTGATCATCTTCCTCTACGTCTTCCTCGCCCTGCTCACCAACGGCGGCAAGGTCGCCGACCTGTTCCGCGACCTGAATCCGTTGGGGCCGCAGGTGTCCGACATCTACCTGGCGAAGATCGGCGCGATGGTGTCGGCCACGGTCAAAGGGCAGTTCATCATCGCGGTGTGTCAGGGCGTGGCCGGCGCGGTGTCGATCTACATCGCCGGCCTGCACGACGGCTTCTTCATGTTCGTCATCTTCCTGACCGCCCTGTCGTTCATCCCGTTGGGCAGCGGCATCGTCACCATCCCGCTCGGCATCGGGCTGGCGATCTTCGGCAACGTGGCGGGCGGCATCTTCGTCGTGGTGTTCCACATCGTGGTGGTCACCAGCATCGACAATGTGCTCCGCCCGTTCCTGGTGCCCAAGAGCGCCCACCTGCACCCCGCGCTGATGCTGCTCGCGGTGTTCGCCGGGCTGAGGATGTTCGGCTTCTGGGGCATCGTGCTCGGGCCGGTGCTGATGATCGTCATCGTCACGACGATCAGCGTCTACCTGGCCGTCTACCAGGGTGCGCCGCTGGACTCGATCACCGGTACCCGCGCCGATCCGGCCGACGACGAAGCCGAACGCAGGACCCCGTGGTGGCGCCGACTGCTGCCCGGCAGACCCGCGCCGGCGCCGGCCGTCACATCAGACGAGACGTGA